TCTTTGGTATTATGGCACTTGGCGAGCGCATGGATGTAGTCCCAGTCTGACTGAGATAGCCTTTCTATCTCTAAAGCATGTAGCTTTTTTAAAAGCAGTGATTTATCAATAATTGTTTCATCAAAAAAGATAGGCTGATGCTCTTCGAAAAAGCTCATTNN
This genomic stretch from Piscirickettsia litoralis harbors:
- a CDS encoding helix-turn-helix transcriptional regulator yields the protein MSFFEEHQPIFFDETIIDKSLLLKKLHALEIERLSQSDWDYIHALAKCHNTKEIANSINRTSRTVDEKIRELKKRFDLNSRSDLINLAKILSDEVTV